The Nocardioides ginsengisegetis region CGACGATCCCGGGCGTCAGCCCCTGCACGTGGTGGAAGAACACGACCTCAGCCATGACGGACCTCTCTGTGTGGCATCCCCCGTGGACGCCGGTGGCACCACCCTAGGCAGCGTTCCGGTCGGATCCGTTCCGGAACTGGGGGGAAGGTCAAGAAATCACCTGGAGGTCGTCCCAGTCCACCTCGGCGGTGCGGCGTTCGTACTCGGCGACCAGGCCGGGCCAGTTGGTGGTGATCCGCCCGCCGTCGACGTACCAGCTCTGGCACGAGGACCACGCGCTGGTCGCCAACCGGTGCTGCATCTCGGCGTCGAAGCGCTCCAGCGTGGCAGGGTGCGCGGCCACGAGACGGGCGTCCCCGTCGGCGATCCGGCGCGCGACCTGGGCGACGTAGCCGGCCTGCGCCTCCATCATCGCGATGATCGAGCTGCCGCCGAGGTTGGTGTTGGGGCCGTAGATGCAGAACAGGTTGGGGAAGCCGGGCACCGTGATGCCGAGGTGGGCCCGGGCGCCGTCGACCCACTCCTGGTGCAGGTCCCGGCCGCCGACGCCCCGCACGTCGATCCCGTCGAGGAAGCGGGTCGCGGCGAAGCCGGTGCCCCAGATCAGCACGTCGGCCTCGTGCAGGGTGCCGTCGGCGCTCCGGACCCCGCCGGGCTCGATGCCGGTCACCTTCTCGGTGACGACGTCGACGTGGTCGCGGGAGAGCGCGGGGTACCAGTCGTTGGAGAAGAGCAGCCGCTTGCAGCCGATCGGGTAGTCCGGCACGAGCTTCGCGCGCAGCGCCGGGTCGGGCACCTGGCGGCGCAGCTGGAGCTTCCAGGACGCGCGGATCGCGCCGACGAAAGCCCGGCTGTAGCGGGAGTCCTCGCCGAGCGCCCGGTTGAGCCGGTCGCCGATCCAGTAGACGAAGGAACGCTCGGCCTGCTGGGTGCGCGGGAAGCGGCGGAAGAGCGCGTGGTGCCGCTCGCGGTACTCCTGGTCGGGCTTCGGGACGACGTACGGCGCACTCCGCTGGAAGACCGTCATCGAGGCGACCCGGTCCACGATGCCGGGGACGAACTGGATCGCGCTGGCCCCCGTGCCGATCACCGCGACCCGCTTGCCGGTCAGGTCGACGTCGTGGCGCCAGTGCGCCGAGTGGAACGCCGGCCCCGCGAACGTCTCGGCCCCCGCGACGTCGGGCACCACCGGGTTGGAGAGCTGGCCGACCGCGGACACCACGATCTCGGCGTCGTACGTCGATCCGTCGTGGCCGGTGAGCCGCCAGAAGCCGGCCGCCTCCTCGAGGACCGCGGAGACCACGTCGACGCCGGTGCGGACGTGCTCGAGCAGCCCCTCGTCGGCGGCCGTCCGGCGCAGGTAGTCGAGGATGTCCGGCTGCTCGGCGTAGCGCCGGTGCCAGGCGGGGTTGGGCGCCCACGACCAGGAGTAGAGCGGCGACGGGACGTCGCAGGCCGCGCCCGGGTAGGTGTTGTCGCGCCACACCCCGCCCACCGTGTCGGCCCGCTCGAGGACGGTGATGTCGGTGATGCCCTGCTCGCGGAGGGCGCGCGCGGCGCCCAGCCCGCCGAAGCCGGCACCGATGACGACTGCTCGGGGGTGAGTCACAAACGAGACCGTAGCGGTCCGCGGCGGCGTACGGTCGGCCCATGTCGAGCCGTGTGCGCAGCGCCGCAGCAGTCGTGGGCCTCCTCCTTCTCGTGACCGGCGCGACCGGCGCACCCGCGGACGCCGGGCAGCAGCGCCCGCACGTCCGCTCCGACCACGTGCCGGCGGCGCACGGCAGCCACCACTGGAAGACGATCGACCGGCTGGTGCCCGTGGTGACCGGCCCCGACGACGACATCGCGATCGACCTCGACACCCGCCTCTACGTCCCGGACAACGCCAGCCGGCGGCACCCGCAGCCGGCGATCCTGATGACCCACGGCTTCGGGCTGAACAAGACGTCCCCGGAGGTCGTCAGCACCGCCCGGTTCTTCGCGGCGCACGGCTACGTCGTGCTGACCTACACCTCGTCGGGCTTCGGGGCGAGCGGTGGCTGCGTCACGCTGCAGTCGGCCGACTACGACGTGAAGAGCGCCCGCCAGCTGATCGACAAGGTCCTCGAGCCCCGCCGCGACGTACGGCGCGACGCGCGCGGCGTGGTCGTCGGCACCATCGGCGGGTCCTACGGCGGCGGCATCCAGCTGCCGCTGGCCGCGCACGACAGGCGGATCCGCACCAGCGTGGTCGGCCGGACGTGGAACAACCTCATCTACTCCCTCGACCCCAACAACCGCGTCGTGCCCGGCGACCCGACCGGGCTCGACCACGGCCTCAACGCCCAGGGGGTCTTCAAGCAGGAGTGGACCTCGCTCTTCTACGCCCTCGGCAACAGCCAGCCCGCGATGGGCGGCGGCGACTGCCCGGGCGCCAAGCAGGCCTCCGGCGACCCCGTCGAGATCGGCGGCGCCGCGAGCTGCCCCGGCTACTACCTGCCGCTGTGCCGCACCTACGAGCTGCTGACCTCGACCGGCGACTCCGACGCCGAGGCGCGCCGGCTGATCCGGCGCGCCTCCGCGTCGACGTACCTCGACCGGATCCACGTCCCGGTGCTCCTGGTGCAGGGGCAGAGCGACACCCTGTTCAACCTCAACGACGCCAGCGCGACCTACCGCGCGCTGCACCGCCGCGGCGTGCCGGTCGGGATGATCTGGAACTCCGGCGGCCACGGCGGCTACGACTCGCAGCCGGGGGAGTGCGAGGCCTACGACGGGACGCTGCGTTCGGTGCGCCGGATGGACCACTGCTACCTGTCGCTGCGATCCCTGCGCTGGATGGACCACTGGCTGCGCGGCACGGCGGGCGGCCGAGGCCCGGCGTTCGCCTGGTACCGCGACTGGAAGAAGTACGCCGGCCACGGCGCCGACGACGAGCAGTACGGCACGTCCGCGCGGTTCCCACTGCACGCGTCGACGACCTTCCGGATCTCCGGCACCGACGCGCTGGTGGCGCCGGGCAAGCCCGTGACGAGCGGGTCGGTCACGATGCTCAACCCGCAGGGCGGCGAGCCCGCGGCCTACACCGAGACGTCGAACTTCACCGGCCCGGACGCCTCGCCGAGCTCCGGCGACACCCCGCCGACCGAGATCGACGGCCAGTTCGCGGCCTTCACCTCGGCGCCGTTCGCGCGGCCCGTGGCGGCCGTCGGGATCCCCGAGGCGCACCTGCTGCTGACCAACAGCAACGGCCAGGACATGGTCTTCTTCGCCAAGGTCTACGACGTGGCGCCCGACGGCAGCACGGTGCTGGTGCACCGGCTGATCGCGCCGGTCCGGGTGCCCGCGGCGGCGGTCGGCGAGCCGGTGGACATGCGGCTCGCGGGCTTCGCCCACCGGTTCGCCGCCGGCCACGCGGTCCGGCTGGTGCTCTGCACGACCGACCAGACGTCGTACAACGCCAAGGTGGCCGACGTGCTGACCCTCTCGACCGGGACGGCCTCGACGTTCACCCTGCCCGGTGTCGTCAGGTGATCGTCATGCCGCCGTCGACGGCGATGGTCTGGCCGGTGACGTAGCCGCCGGCGGGGGAGGCCAGGAAGACCACCGCGGCCGCGAGCTCGGCCGGGTCGCCCTTGCGGCCGACGGGGATCCGCGCGCCCTGCTGCTCGAGGTAGCCGGGCGGGTACTGCTCGGTCATCTCCGAGGCGAAGAAGCCCGGGGCGATCGCGTTGACGCGAATGCCCTTGCGGCCCGTCCACTGCTGCGCCAGGTCGCGGGTCAGCCCGATCAGGCCGGCCTTGGACGCGGCGTACGCCGCCTGGGGGAGGCCCGCGGTCGTGAGCCCGAGGACCGAGGAGATGTTGATGATGCTCGAGCCGGGCTGCATGACTCGGCCGCAGGCCTGCGCCATCCAGTAGCAGCCGTTGAGGTTGACGTCGATGACCGCCCGGAACTCCTCGGGCGTCTCCTTCGTGGCGGGGACGGCGGTGCCGATGCCGGCGTTGTTGACCAGGATGTCGACCCGGCCGAACTCCTCCATCGCGAGCGCGACCAGGTTGGTGCAGGAGTCGGGGTCGGCCACGTCGGTGGCGACCGTGAGCGCGCGACGCCCCGTCTTCTCCACCAGCGCGGCGGTCTCGGCGAGCCGGTCGACGCGCCGGGCGCCGAGGGCGACGTCGGCCCCGGCCTCGGCCAGGCCCTGCGCGAAGGCGACGCCGAGGCCGCTCGAGGCGCCGGTGATGACGGCGACCTTGCCGTCGAGTCGGAACATGTCGGGGACAGTCATGGCCGCCACCCTAGGACCCGTCGGCTGACCGGGACCGTCGTCTCGCGCTACGATGAGGACATGCAGAGGAACCTGCTCCTTACCTAGCCGCGTCGACACGCACTCTTCGACGCGGCTGCCCCTCGTGCGCGAGGGGCTTTTTCATGCCCGGGGTGCGGGCGCCAGGAGCAGGAACACCCACGAGCTGCGAGAGAGACGATGATGAGCGAGCAGACCCAGAGCCACGACACCGAGGCCGAGACCTACGACGTGGTCGCCGTACAGGACAAGTGGCTGCCCGTCTGGGACCGGCTGCAGCCCTTCCGGGCCGACGACGACGCCCCGCGCGAGAAGAAGTACGCGCTGACGATGTTCCCCTACCCCTCCGGCGACCTGCACATGGGCCACGCCGAGGTGTTCGCGCTGCACGACGTGATGGCGCGCTACTGGTGGCAGAAGGGCTACGAGGTCCTGAACCCGATGGGCTTCGACTCCTTCGGCCTGCCCGCGGAGAACGCCGCCATCAAGAACGACGAGCACCCCGACACCTACACGCGCGCCAACATCGCGCGCTCGATCGAGTCGTGCAAGAAGTACGCCGCCTCCTTCGACTGGACGCGGACCTTCAACACCTCCGACCCGGAGTACTACCGCTGGACCCAGTGGCTGTTCCTGAAGTTCCACGAGCGCGGCCTGGCCTACCGGAAGAACTCCCCGGTCAACTGGTGTCCCCAGGACCAGACCGTGCTGGCCAACGAGCAGGTCGTCGGCGGCACGTGCGAGCGCTGCGGGGCGGAGGTGACCAAGAAGGAGCTGACCCAGTGGTACTTCAAGATCACCGACTACGCCCAGGAGCTGCTGGACGGCCTGGACGAGCTGGAGCAGACCTGGCCGGACCGCGTGGTCACCGCCCAGCGCAACTGGATCGGCCGCTCCGAGGGCGCGCACGTCGACTTCGCCATCGAGGGCCGTGACGAGCCCGTCACCGTCTACACCACCCGGCCCGACACCCTGTTCGGGGCGACCTTCATGGTGGTGGCGGCCGACGCCGCGCTGGCCGGCGAGCTGGTCACCGAGGAGCAGCGCCCGGCACTGGACGACTACCTGGTCGAGGTCCGCAAGGAGACCGAGATCAACCGGCTGTCGACCGACCGGCCCAAGACCGGCGTCTTCCTGGGCGTGCACGCGACCAACCCGCTGACCGGCACGCAGATCCCGGTGTACGCCGCCGACTACGTGCTGGCCGACTACGGCACCGGCGCGATCATGGCCGTGCCCGGCCAGGACCAGCGCGACTGGGAGTTCGCCCAGGCCTTCGACCTGCCCGTCATCCGCACCGTCCAGCCGCCGGCCGACTGGGAGGGCGAGGCCTTCACCGGCGACGGCCCGGCCATCAACTCCGCCAACGACGAGATCGACCTGTCCGGGCTGGGCGTCGCCGAGGCCAAGTCGACGACGATCGCCTACCTGGAGGGCCAGGGGCTGGGTCGCGGCACCGTCAACTTCCGCCTGCGCGACTGGCTGCTGAGCCGCCAGCGCTACTGGGGTGCGCCCATCCCGATCGTGCACTGCCCGGTCGACGGCGAGGTCCGGGTCCCCGAGGACCAGCTGCCGGTCACCCTGCCCGACCTGCGCGGCGCCGACCTGAAGCCCAAGGGCACCTCGCCGCTGGGCGGGGCGACCGAGTGGGTCAACACCACCTGCCCGACCTGCGGTGGCCCGGCGACCCGGGACACCGACACCATGGACACCTTCGTGGACTCGTCCTGGTACATGTTCCGCTACTGCTCCCCGCAGGACCACACGCAGGCCTTCGACAGCGCCAAGGTCAACGCCTGGATGCCGTGCAACCTGTACGTCGGCGGCGTGGAGCACGCCGTCCTGCACCTGCTGTACGGCCGCTTCTTCACCAAGGTCCTGAACGACATGGGCCTGGTCGACTTCCGCGAGCCCTGGCTGGCGCAGCTGAACCAGGGCTTCGTGATCAACCAGGGCAAGAAGATGAGCAAGTCCCTGGGCAACGGCGTCAACCTGGGGGACCAACTCGGTGCCTTCGGTGTGGACGCGGTGCGCCTGACCCTGGTCTTCGCCGGCCCGCCGGAGGACGACATCGACTGGGCCGACATGTCTCCGGCCGGGTCGCTGAAGTTCCTGCAGCGCGCCTGGCGGCTGTCCGGTGACGTCGCGTCGGAGGTGGGCGCGTCGCCCGAGGGCGGCGACGTCGCGCTGCGTCGCGTCACGGCGCGGACCGTGCACGACGCCGGCGAGCTGGTCGAGTCCTACCGGTTCAACGTCATGGTCGCGCGCGTCATGGAGCTGGTGAACGCCACCCGCAAGGCGATCGACTCCGGCTGCGGTCCCGCCGACCCGGCGGTCCGGGAGGCCGCCGAGGCGGTCGCGATCCTGCTGTCCCTGGTGGCGCCGTACACCGCCGAGGAGATGTGGGCGCGCCTGGGCCACGAGCCGACCGTCGCGCGGACGGGTTGGCCCGAGGTCGACCCGGCGCTGCTGGTGGAGGAGTCCGTCACCGCCGTCGTCCAGATCAAGGGCAAGGTCCGGGCCCGCCTGGAGGTCGCGCCCGACATCTCCGAGGCCGACCTGGAGCAGCTGGCGCTGGCCGACGCGTCCGTCCAGCGGGCGCTGGACGGGGCGACCGTCCGGAAGGTGATCGTCCGAGCTCCGAAGCTGGTCAACATCGTCACCTGACGTGCTCTAGCCTTCCTCGCATGTCGGGCCCGGTCGCGATCGTCACCGACTCGACCGCCACCCTCCCTCCGGAGGTGGCGGCCGAGCGCGGGATCGTCGTGGTGCCCCTGCAGGTCGTCATCGGCGCGCAGGTGCACGACGAGGGCTCGGACGGCGCGACGCCGGAGCTGGTCGCCGCTGCTCTGAAGGAGTGGACGCCGGTCAGCACGTCGCGCCCGACGCCCGCCGCGCTGCTGGAGGCCTACGAGGCCGCCGCTGCGGCGGGCGCGCGCGAGGTCGTCTCGATCCACCTGTCCGGCGAGATGAGCGGGACCTTCGAGTCCGCCCAGCTCGCCGCCCGCGACGCCTCGATCCCGGTGCACCCGCTCGACAGCCGCCAGGTCGGCGTGGCGACCGGGTACGCCGTGCTGGCCGCAGCGGACGTCCTGGACGCCGGGGGCAGCGCCGAGGAGGCGCTCGCGGCCGCGAGCGCCCGGGCCGCGGGCTCGTCGTCGCTGTTCTACGTGGACACGCTGGAGTACCTCCGCCGCGGCGGGCGCATCGGCGCCGCCGCTGCGCTGTTCGGCGGCGCCCTGGCGGTCAAGCCGCTCCTCGAGATCCGCGACGGCAAGGTCGCGACGCTCGAGAAGGTGCGCACCGCCGCCCGGGCCCTGGCCCGGTTGGAGGAGCTGGCCGTGGCCAAGGCGGGGGAGCAGCCGGTCGACGTGTGCGTCGCCCACCTCGCGAGCCCGGACCGGGCCGGCGAGCTCGCGGCCAGGCTGACCACCCGGCTGGCCGCCAACCTCGAGGGCCGCGACGTGTGGTGCGGCGAGCTCGGCGCGGTCCTGGGCGCCCACGTGGGGCCGGGGATGCTGGCCGTGTGCGTGGCGCCGCGTTCCTGTTGAGGCTGCGGCGGACGCGTCTGCGGCTGGCTGCGGTACCGGCGCCGTGCCGACAGGTGCCCTCCTGACAGGTGCCTGCTGGCCGGCCACCTGTCGTGCACAGGCCCGGCGCCCTGCACGCCCGTCCCCAGGCGGGGTCCGGCGCGCGGCCGGCCGGGGGCTCGCAATCCTAGTTTCGGGACATGCGAACCCGACGCCCCAGCCCCGAGCACGAGCAGGCCGTCTCCCGGCGGTTGGAGCTGTTGAGCGCCGAGCTGGCGCAGGTCCGGCCCGAGCCCGTGGGGGAGCCCGAGCCCGAGCCGGACTGGTTGTTCGGGCACACCCGGGTCCCGCGCCGTGAGCCTCCCGACCTCCCCGACCTCCCCGACGAGGCGTCGCCGCCACCGGCCCTGCCGGTCCCCGGACGGCACGCCTCCCGCCGGGCCGGACCCACCCTGACCGCCGCGATCCCCGAGACGCTGCGCGGGCGGGTCCGGCTCGGCCCCGGCCAGGTCGCAGTCGTGGCCGTGCTGGTGGCGCTCGGCCTGGCCGTGACGTGCTGGTGGCTGGTCCGCGGGCAGCCGTCCACCGTGGAGGCGCCCGGTGTGCCGGCGCCGGTGCTGTCGTCGGGCACCCCGCTGGCGGGCGCCGTCGTGAGCCCGGTCGCGGCCGCCGGGGCCACGGCCACCGCCAGTGGCACCGTGACGGTGGACGTCGCGGGCAAGGTACGCCGGCCGGGCATCGTGGTCCTCGACGCCGGCTCCCGGGTGATCGATGCGCTGAAGCGGGCGGGCGGCGCGCGGCCCGGGGTCGACCTGTCCTCGCTCAACCTGGCCCGCGTGCTCGTCGACGGCGAGCAGATCCTCGTGGGTGTGCCCGCGCCCGTCGGCGTGGCTGCGTCGGCGGTCCCGGTCGGGGGTGCGCCGCCCGGCCCTCTGGTCAACCTCAACACCGCCACCCAGGAGCAGCTCGAGACGCTGCCCGAGGTCGGGCCGGTGACCGCCGGGTCGATCGTCCAGTGGCGCACCGAGCACGGTGGCTTCACCTCGGTCGACGAGCTGCTCGAGGTGGACG contains the following coding sequences:
- a CDS encoding NAD(P)-binding domain-containing protein, producing the protein MTHPRAVVIGAGFGGLGAARALREQGITDITVLERADTVGGVWRDNTYPGAACDVPSPLYSWSWAPNPAWHRRYAEQPDILDYLRRTAADEGLLEHVRTGVDVVSAVLEEAAGFWRLTGHDGSTYDAEIVVSAVGQLSNPVVPDVAGAETFAGPAFHSAHWRHDVDLTGKRVAVIGTGASAIQFVPGIVDRVASMTVFQRSAPYVVPKPDQEYRERHHALFRRFPRTQQAERSFVYWIGDRLNRALGEDSRYSRAFVGAIRASWKLQLRRQVPDPALRAKLVPDYPIGCKRLLFSNDWYPALSRDHVDVVTEKVTGIEPGGVRSADGTLHEADVLIWGTGFAATRFLDGIDVRGVGGRDLHQEWVDGARAHLGITVPGFPNLFCIYGPNTNLGGSSIIAMMEAQAGYVAQVARRIADGDARLVAAHPATLERFDAEMQHRLATSAWSSCQSWYVDGGRITTNWPGLVAEYERRTAEVDWDDLQVIS
- a CDS encoding CocE/NonD family hydrolase — translated: MSSRVRSAAAVVGLLLLVTGATGAPADAGQQRPHVRSDHVPAAHGSHHWKTIDRLVPVVTGPDDDIAIDLDTRLYVPDNASRRHPQPAILMTHGFGLNKTSPEVVSTARFFAAHGYVVLTYTSSGFGASGGCVTLQSADYDVKSARQLIDKVLEPRRDVRRDARGVVVGTIGGSYGGGIQLPLAAHDRRIRTSVVGRTWNNLIYSLDPNNRVVPGDPTGLDHGLNAQGVFKQEWTSLFYALGNSQPAMGGGDCPGAKQASGDPVEIGGAASCPGYYLPLCRTYELLTSTGDSDAEARRLIRRASASTYLDRIHVPVLLVQGQSDTLFNLNDASATYRALHRRGVPVGMIWNSGGHGGYDSQPGECEAYDGTLRSVRRMDHCYLSLRSLRWMDHWLRGTAGGRGPAFAWYRDWKKYAGHGADDEQYGTSARFPLHASTTFRISGTDALVAPGKPVTSGSVTMLNPQGGEPAAYTETSNFTGPDASPSSGDTPPTEIDGQFAAFTSAPFARPVAAVGIPEAHLLLTNSNGQDMVFFAKVYDVAPDGSTVLVHRLIAPVRVPAAAVGEPVDMRLAGFAHRFAAGHAVRLVLCTTDQTSYNAKVADVLTLSTGTASTFTLPGVVR
- a CDS encoding SDR family NAD(P)-dependent oxidoreductase, with translation MTVPDMFRLDGKVAVITGASSGLGVAFAQGLAEAGADVALGARRVDRLAETAALVEKTGRRALTVATDVADPDSCTNLVALAMEEFGRVDILVNNAGIGTAVPATKETPEEFRAVIDVNLNGCYWMAQACGRVMQPGSSIINISSVLGLTTAGLPQAAYAASKAGLIGLTRDLAQQWTGRKGIRVNAIAPGFFASEMTEQYPPGYLEQQGARIPVGRKGDPAELAAAVVFLASPAGGYVTGQTIAVDGGMTIT
- the leuS gene encoding leucine--tRNA ligase; protein product: MSEQTQSHDTEAETYDVVAVQDKWLPVWDRLQPFRADDDAPREKKYALTMFPYPSGDLHMGHAEVFALHDVMARYWWQKGYEVLNPMGFDSFGLPAENAAIKNDEHPDTYTRANIARSIESCKKYAASFDWTRTFNTSDPEYYRWTQWLFLKFHERGLAYRKNSPVNWCPQDQTVLANEQVVGGTCERCGAEVTKKELTQWYFKITDYAQELLDGLDELEQTWPDRVVTAQRNWIGRSEGAHVDFAIEGRDEPVTVYTTRPDTLFGATFMVVAADAALAGELVTEEQRPALDDYLVEVRKETEINRLSTDRPKTGVFLGVHATNPLTGTQIPVYAADYVLADYGTGAIMAVPGQDQRDWEFAQAFDLPVIRTVQPPADWEGEAFTGDGPAINSANDEIDLSGLGVAEAKSTTIAYLEGQGLGRGTVNFRLRDWLLSRQRYWGAPIPIVHCPVDGEVRVPEDQLPVTLPDLRGADLKPKGTSPLGGATEWVNTTCPTCGGPATRDTDTMDTFVDSSWYMFRYCSPQDHTQAFDSAKVNAWMPCNLYVGGVEHAVLHLLYGRFFTKVLNDMGLVDFREPWLAQLNQGFVINQGKKMSKSLGNGVNLGDQLGAFGVDAVRLTLVFAGPPEDDIDWADMSPAGSLKFLQRAWRLSGDVASEVGASPEGGDVALRRVTARTVHDAGELVESYRFNVMVARVMELVNATRKAIDSGCGPADPAVREAAEAVAILLSLVAPYTAEEMWARLGHEPTVARTGWPEVDPALLVEESVTAVVQIKGKVRARLEVAPDISEADLEQLALADASVQRALDGATVRKVIVRAPKLVNIVT
- a CDS encoding DegV family protein — encoded protein: MSGPVAIVTDSTATLPPEVAAERGIVVVPLQVVIGAQVHDEGSDGATPELVAAALKEWTPVSTSRPTPAALLEAYEAAAAAGAREVVSIHLSGEMSGTFESAQLAARDASIPVHPLDSRQVGVATGYAVLAAADVLDAGGSAEEALAAASARAAGSSSLFYVDTLEYLRRGGRIGAAAALFGGALAVKPLLEIRDGKVATLEKVRTAARALARLEELAVAKAGEQPVDVCVAHLASPDRAGELAARLTTRLAANLEGRDVWCGELGAVLGAHVGPGMLAVCVAPRSC
- a CDS encoding ComEA family DNA-binding protein, with translation MRTRRPSPEHEQAVSRRLELLSAELAQVRPEPVGEPEPEPDWLFGHTRVPRREPPDLPDLPDEASPPPALPVPGRHASRRAGPTLTAAIPETLRGRVRLGPGQVAVVAVLVALGLAVTCWWLVRGQPSTVEAPGVPAPVLSSGTPLAGAVVSPVAAAGATATASGTVTVDVAGKVRRPGIVVLDAGSRVIDALKRAGGARPGVDLSSLNLARVLVDGEQILVGVPAPVGVAASAVPVGGAPPGPLVNLNTATQEQLETLPEVGPVTAGSIVQWRTEHGGFTSVDELLEVDGIGDATLGKLAPYVTV